Proteins from a genomic interval of Bombus affinis isolate iyBomAffi1 chromosome 16, iyBomAffi1.2, whole genome shotgun sequence:
- the LOC126925780 gene encoding sex-lethal homolog isoform X2, producing the protein MLGPIRWSTQQSEPQNSQPATTDQQEPQNQTESQKIEQEYTKMTDQREQQPQPQQQQQQQQQQTKGNEEPRTNLIINYLPQSMTEKDLYSLFVTIGPVESCRVMKDYKTGYSYGFGFVNYAKAEDAATAISTLNGLQVQNKRLKVSFARPSGEEIKETNLYVTNLPRNITESQIDDIFSKYGNIVQKNILKDKLTGLPRGVAFVRFDKREEAQEAIARLHGTIPEGGSEPLSVKIAEEHGKQKAAYYAGWQAGYNQSRGAGGGLGGGGRGRGIGGPPGMGMGISGGGPGMLGRAGGGFGPRGGPHSSFLGGSGGPGAMRMEKIHPHRFNPIGMGGGYVQSHFW; encoded by the exons ATGCTGGGACCTATCAGGTGGAGTACGCAGCAGTCAGAGCCGCAGAACTCACAGCCAGCAACAACAGATCAACAAGAACCACAGAATCAAACGGAGAGTCAGAAAATAGAACAAGAATATACCAAAATGACAGATCAACGAGAACAACAACCCCAGccacaacagcagcagcaacaacaacaacaacaaaccAAAGGCAATGAAGAACCAAGAACAAATTTGATCATCAATTATCTTCCACAGAGTATGACAGAGAAAGATCTTTATAGTTTGTTTGTAACTATCGGACCTGTGGAATCTTGTCGCGTTATGAAAGATTATAAA acAGGATATAGTTACGGTTTTGGCTTTGTTAATTACGCAAAAGCAGAAGATGCAGCCACTGCTATAAGTACTTTAAATGGACTCCAAGTCCAGAATAAAAGGCTAAAAGTGTCTTTTGCACGGCCATCTGGTGAGGAGATCAAAGAAACTAATCTTTATGTAACAAATTTGCCAAG AAATATAACTGAAAGTCAGATCGATGATATATTTAGCAAATACGGAAATATCGTGCAAAAGAACATTTTAAAAGATAAGCTCACTGGATTGCCAAGGGGTGTAGCATTCGTGAG ATTCGACAAGCGGGAAGAAGCACAAGAAGCGATTGCACGACTACACGGTACGATACCAGAAGGTGGATCAGAGCCACTTAGCGTAAAAATCGCGGAGGAACACGGAAAACAGAAAGCTGCATACTACGCTGGATGGCAGGCTGGTTACAACCAGAGTCGAG GTGCTGGAGGCGGCCTGGGAGGTGGAGGAAGGGGCAGGGGAATTGGTGGACCGCCAGGAATGGGCATGGGTATCAGTGGAGGTGGGCCAGGAATGTTAGGAAGAGCGGGAGGTGGTTTCGGGCCGCGTGGCGGGCCACACAGCAGTTTCCTCGGCGGAAGTGGCGGCCCTGGCGCCATGAGGATGGAGAAGATACACCCACATCGCTTCAATCCTATCGGTATGGGCGGCGGCTATGTGCAGTCCCACTTCTGGTGA
- the LOC126925780 gene encoding sex-lethal homolog isoform X1, whose translation MATHEQNERMQGSMNPQAGWSTQQSEPQNSQPATTDQQEPQNQTESQKIEQEYTKMTDQREQQPQPQQQQQQQQQQTKGNEEPRTNLIINYLPQSMTEKDLYSLFVTIGPVESCRVMKDYKTGYSYGFGFVNYAKAEDAATAISTLNGLQVQNKRLKVSFARPSGEEIKETNLYVTNLPRNITESQIDDIFSKYGNIVQKNILKDKLTGLPRGVAFVRFDKREEAQEAIARLHGTIPEGGSEPLSVKIAEEHGKQKAAYYAGWQAGYNQSRGAGGGLGGGGRGRGIGGPPGMGMGISGGGPGMLGRAGGGFGPRGGPHSSFLGGSGGPGAMRMEKIHPHRFNPIGMGGGYVQSHFW comes from the exons GTGGAGTACGCAGCAGTCAGAGCCGCAGAACTCACAGCCAGCAACAACAGATCAACAAGAACCACAGAATCAAACGGAGAGTCAGAAAATAGAACAAGAATATACCAAAATGACAGATCAACGAGAACAACAACCCCAGccacaacagcagcagcaacaacaacaacaacaaaccAAAGGCAATGAAGAACCAAGAACAAATTTGATCATCAATTATCTTCCACAGAGTATGACAGAGAAAGATCTTTATAGTTTGTTTGTAACTATCGGACCTGTGGAATCTTGTCGCGTTATGAAAGATTATAAA acAGGATATAGTTACGGTTTTGGCTTTGTTAATTACGCAAAAGCAGAAGATGCAGCCACTGCTATAAGTACTTTAAATGGACTCCAAGTCCAGAATAAAAGGCTAAAAGTGTCTTTTGCACGGCCATCTGGTGAGGAGATCAAAGAAACTAATCTTTATGTAACAAATTTGCCAAG AAATATAACTGAAAGTCAGATCGATGATATATTTAGCAAATACGGAAATATCGTGCAAAAGAACATTTTAAAAGATAAGCTCACTGGATTGCCAAGGGGTGTAGCATTCGTGAG ATTCGACAAGCGGGAAGAAGCACAAGAAGCGATTGCACGACTACACGGTACGATACCAGAAGGTGGATCAGAGCCACTTAGCGTAAAAATCGCGGAGGAACACGGAAAACAGAAAGCTGCATACTACGCTGGATGGCAGGCTGGTTACAACCAGAGTCGAG GTGCTGGAGGCGGCCTGGGAGGTGGAGGAAGGGGCAGGGGAATTGGTGGACCGCCAGGAATGGGCATGGGTATCAGTGGAGGTGGGCCAGGAATGTTAGGAAGAGCGGGAGGTGGTTTCGGGCCGCGTGGCGGGCCACACAGCAGTTTCCTCGGCGGAAGTGGCGGCCCTGGCGCCATGAGGATGGAGAAGATACACCCACATCGCTTCAATCCTATCGGTATGGGCGGCGGCTATGTGCAGTCCCACTTCTGGTGA
- the LOC126925780 gene encoding sex-lethal homolog isoform X7, translated as MATHEQNERMQGSMNPQAGWSTQQSEPQNSQPATTDQQEPQNQTESQKIEQEYTKMTDQREQQPQPQQQQQQQQQQTKGNEEPRTNLIINYLPQSMTEKDLYSLFVTIGPVESCRVMKDYKTGYSYGFGFVNYAKAEDAATAISTLNGLQVQNKRLKVSFARPSGEEIKETNLYVTNLPRNITESQIDDIFSKYGNIVQKNILKDKLTGLPRGVAFVRFDKREEAQEAIARLHGTIPEGGSEPLSVKIAEEHGKQKAAYYAGWQAGYNQSRGQICILAFYESY; from the exons GTGGAGTACGCAGCAGTCAGAGCCGCAGAACTCACAGCCAGCAACAACAGATCAACAAGAACCACAGAATCAAACGGAGAGTCAGAAAATAGAACAAGAATATACCAAAATGACAGATCAACGAGAACAACAACCCCAGccacaacagcagcagcaacaacaacaacaacaaaccAAAGGCAATGAAGAACCAAGAACAAATTTGATCATCAATTATCTTCCACAGAGTATGACAGAGAAAGATCTTTATAGTTTGTTTGTAACTATCGGACCTGTGGAATCTTGTCGCGTTATGAAAGATTATAAA acAGGATATAGTTACGGTTTTGGCTTTGTTAATTACGCAAAAGCAGAAGATGCAGCCACTGCTATAAGTACTTTAAATGGACTCCAAGTCCAGAATAAAAGGCTAAAAGTGTCTTTTGCACGGCCATCTGGTGAGGAGATCAAAGAAACTAATCTTTATGTAACAAATTTGCCAAG AAATATAACTGAAAGTCAGATCGATGATATATTTAGCAAATACGGAAATATCGTGCAAAAGAACATTTTAAAAGATAAGCTCACTGGATTGCCAAGGGGTGTAGCATTCGTGAG ATTCGACAAGCGGGAAGAAGCACAAGAAGCGATTGCACGACTACACGGTACGATACCAGAAGGTGGATCAGAGCCACTTAGCGTAAAAATCGCGGAGGAACACGGAAAACAGAAAGCTGCATACTACGCTGGATGGCAGGCTGGTTACAACCAGAGTCGAG GTCAGATCTGCATTTTGGCTTTCTATGAATCTTACTAA
- the LOC126925780 gene encoding sex-lethal homolog isoform X8 has translation MATHEQNERMQGSMNPQAGWSTQQSEPQNSQPATTDQQEPQNQTESQKIEQEYTKMTDQREQQPQPQQQQQQQQQQTKGNEEPRTNLIINYLPQSMTEKDLYSLFVTIGPVESCRVMKDYKTGYSYGFGFVNYAKAEDAATAISTLNGLQVQNKRLKVSFARPSGEEIKETNLYVTNLPRNITESQIDDIFSKYGNIVQKNILKDKLTGLPRGVAFVRFDKREEAQEAIARLHGTIPEGGSEPLSVKIAEEHGKQKAAYYAGWQAGYNQSRDGPKRQY, from the exons GTGGAGTACGCAGCAGTCAGAGCCGCAGAACTCACAGCCAGCAACAACAGATCAACAAGAACCACAGAATCAAACGGAGAGTCAGAAAATAGAACAAGAATATACCAAAATGACAGATCAACGAGAACAACAACCCCAGccacaacagcagcagcaacaacaacaacaacaaaccAAAGGCAATGAAGAACCAAGAACAAATTTGATCATCAATTATCTTCCACAGAGTATGACAGAGAAAGATCTTTATAGTTTGTTTGTAACTATCGGACCTGTGGAATCTTGTCGCGTTATGAAAGATTATAAA acAGGATATAGTTACGGTTTTGGCTTTGTTAATTACGCAAAAGCAGAAGATGCAGCCACTGCTATAAGTACTTTAAATGGACTCCAAGTCCAGAATAAAAGGCTAAAAGTGTCTTTTGCACGGCCATCTGGTGAGGAGATCAAAGAAACTAATCTTTATGTAACAAATTTGCCAAG AAATATAACTGAAAGTCAGATCGATGATATATTTAGCAAATACGGAAATATCGTGCAAAAGAACATTTTAAAAGATAAGCTCACTGGATTGCCAAGGGGTGTAGCATTCGTGAG ATTCGACAAGCGGGAAGAAGCACAAGAAGCGATTGCACGACTACACGGTACGATACCAGAAGGTGGATCAGAGCCACTTAGCGTAAAAATCGCGGAGGAACACGGAAAACAGAAAGCTGCATACTACGCTGGATGGCAGGCTGGTTACAACCAGAGTCGAG ACGGACCCAAAAGACAGTATTAA
- the LOC126925780 gene encoding sex-lethal homolog isoform X6: MATHEQNERMQGSMNPQAGWSTQQSEPQNSQPATTDQQEPQNQTESQKIEQEYTKMTDQREQQPQPQQQQQQQQQQTKGNEEPRTNLIINYLPQSMTEKDLYSLFVTIGPVESCRVMKDYKTGYSYGFGFVNYAKAEDAATAISTLNGLQVQNKRLKVSFARPSGEEIKETNLYVTNLPRNITESQIDDIFSKYGNIVQKNILKDKLTGLPRGVAFVRFDKREEAQEAIARLHGTIPEGGSEPLSVKIAEEHGKQKAAYYAGWQAGYNQSRDMAASKSMYSED; encoded by the exons GTGGAGTACGCAGCAGTCAGAGCCGCAGAACTCACAGCCAGCAACAACAGATCAACAAGAACCACAGAATCAAACGGAGAGTCAGAAAATAGAACAAGAATATACCAAAATGACAGATCAACGAGAACAACAACCCCAGccacaacagcagcagcaacaacaacaacaacaaaccAAAGGCAATGAAGAACCAAGAACAAATTTGATCATCAATTATCTTCCACAGAGTATGACAGAGAAAGATCTTTATAGTTTGTTTGTAACTATCGGACCTGTGGAATCTTGTCGCGTTATGAAAGATTATAAA acAGGATATAGTTACGGTTTTGGCTTTGTTAATTACGCAAAAGCAGAAGATGCAGCCACTGCTATAAGTACTTTAAATGGACTCCAAGTCCAGAATAAAAGGCTAAAAGTGTCTTTTGCACGGCCATCTGGTGAGGAGATCAAAGAAACTAATCTTTATGTAACAAATTTGCCAAG AAATATAACTGAAAGTCAGATCGATGATATATTTAGCAAATACGGAAATATCGTGCAAAAGAACATTTTAAAAGATAAGCTCACTGGATTGCCAAGGGGTGTAGCATTCGTGAG ATTCGACAAGCGGGAAGAAGCACAAGAAGCGATTGCACGACTACACGGTACGATACCAGAAGGTGGATCAGAGCCACTTAGCGTAAAAATCGCGGAGGAACACGGAAAACAGAAAGCTGCATACTACGCTGGATGGCAGGCTGGTTACAACCAGAGTCGAG ATATGGCTGCATCTAAATCAATGTACAGCGAAGATTGA
- the LOC126925780 gene encoding sex-lethal homolog isoform X5 translates to MATHEQNERMQGSMNPQAGWSTQQSEPQNSQPATTDQQEPQNQTESQKIEQEYTKMTDQREQQPQPQQQQQQQQQQTKGNEEPRTNLIINYLPQSMTEKDLYSLFVTIGPVESCRVMKDYKTGYSYGFGFVNYAKAEDAATAISTLNGLQVQNKRLKVSFARPSGEEIKETNLYVTNLPRNITESQIDDIFSKYGNIVQKNILKDKLTGLPRGVAFVRFDKREEAQEAIARLHGTIPEGGSEPLSVKIAEEHGKQKAAYYAGWQAGYNQSRGERLYPTRNKYQRYAHYLY, encoded by the exons GTGGAGTACGCAGCAGTCAGAGCCGCAGAACTCACAGCCAGCAACAACAGATCAACAAGAACCACAGAATCAAACGGAGAGTCAGAAAATAGAACAAGAATATACCAAAATGACAGATCAACGAGAACAACAACCCCAGccacaacagcagcagcaacaacaacaacaacaaaccAAAGGCAATGAAGAACCAAGAACAAATTTGATCATCAATTATCTTCCACAGAGTATGACAGAGAAAGATCTTTATAGTTTGTTTGTAACTATCGGACCTGTGGAATCTTGTCGCGTTATGAAAGATTATAAA acAGGATATAGTTACGGTTTTGGCTTTGTTAATTACGCAAAAGCAGAAGATGCAGCCACTGCTATAAGTACTTTAAATGGACTCCAAGTCCAGAATAAAAGGCTAAAAGTGTCTTTTGCACGGCCATCTGGTGAGGAGATCAAAGAAACTAATCTTTATGTAACAAATTTGCCAAG AAATATAACTGAAAGTCAGATCGATGATATATTTAGCAAATACGGAAATATCGTGCAAAAGAACATTTTAAAAGATAAGCTCACTGGATTGCCAAGGGGTGTAGCATTCGTGAG ATTCGACAAGCGGGAAGAAGCACAAGAAGCGATTGCACGACTACACGGTACGATACCAGAAGGTGGATCAGAGCCACTTAGCGTAAAAATCGCGGAGGAACACGGAAAACAGAAAGCTGCATACTACGCTGGATGGCAGGCTGGTTACAACCAGAGTCGAG GAGAACGTCTGTACCCAACCAGGAATAAATACCAGCGTTATGCGCATTACCTTTATTAA
- the LOC126925780 gene encoding sex-lethal homolog isoform X4, whose translation MATHEQNERMQGSMNPQAGWSTQQSEPQNSQPATTDQQEPQNQTESQKIEQEYTKMTDQREQQPQPQQQQQQQQQQTKGNEEPRTNLIINYLPQSMTEKDLYSLFVTIGPVESCRVMKDYKTGYSYGFGFVNYAKAEDAATAISTLNGLQVQNKRLKVSFARPSGEEIKETNLYVTNLPRNITESQIDDIFSKYGNIVQKNILKDKLTGLPRGVAFVRFDKREEAQEAIARLHGTIPEGGSEPLSVKIAEEHGKQKAAYYAGWQAGYNQSRVADAAVTMLILPHRFSNLFKPCCGASS comes from the exons GTGGAGTACGCAGCAGTCAGAGCCGCAGAACTCACAGCCAGCAACAACAGATCAACAAGAACCACAGAATCAAACGGAGAGTCAGAAAATAGAACAAGAATATACCAAAATGACAGATCAACGAGAACAACAACCCCAGccacaacagcagcagcaacaacaacaacaacaaaccAAAGGCAATGAAGAACCAAGAACAAATTTGATCATCAATTATCTTCCACAGAGTATGACAGAGAAAGATCTTTATAGTTTGTTTGTAACTATCGGACCTGTGGAATCTTGTCGCGTTATGAAAGATTATAAA acAGGATATAGTTACGGTTTTGGCTTTGTTAATTACGCAAAAGCAGAAGATGCAGCCACTGCTATAAGTACTTTAAATGGACTCCAAGTCCAGAATAAAAGGCTAAAAGTGTCTTTTGCACGGCCATCTGGTGAGGAGATCAAAGAAACTAATCTTTATGTAACAAATTTGCCAAG AAATATAACTGAAAGTCAGATCGATGATATATTTAGCAAATACGGAAATATCGTGCAAAAGAACATTTTAAAAGATAAGCTCACTGGATTGCCAAGGGGTGTAGCATTCGTGAG ATTCGACAAGCGGGAAGAAGCACAAGAAGCGATTGCACGACTACACGGTACGATACCAGAAGGTGGATCAGAGCCACTTAGCGTAAAAATCGCGGAGGAACACGGAAAACAGAAAGCTGCATACTACGCTGGATGGCAGGCTGGTTACAACCAGAGTCGAG TTGCCGATGCTGCTGTTACTATGTTGATTTTGCCTCATCGTTTCTCAAATTTGTTCAAACCATGCTGTGGAGCATCATCCTAG
- the LOC126925780 gene encoding sex-lethal homolog isoform X3 — MTDQREQQPQPQQQQQQQQQQTKGNEEPRTNLIINYLPQSMTEKDLYSLFVTIGPVESCRVMKDYKTGYSYGFGFVNYAKAEDAATAISTLNGLQVQNKRLKVSFARPSGEEIKETNLYVTNLPRNITESQIDDIFSKYGNIVQKNILKDKLTGLPRGVAFVRFDKREEAQEAIARLHGTIPEGGSEPLSVKIAEEHGKQKAAYYAGWQAGYNQSRGAGGGLGGGGRGRGIGGPPGMGMGISGGGPGMLGRAGGGFGPRGGPHSSFLGGSGGPGAMRMEKIHPHRFNPIGMGGGYVQSHFW, encoded by the exons ATGACAGATCAACGAGAACAACAACCCCAGccacaacagcagcagcaacaacaacaacaacaaaccAAAGGCAATGAAGAACCAAGAACAAATTTGATCATCAATTATCTTCCACAGAGTATGACAGAGAAAGATCTTTATAGTTTGTTTGTAACTATCGGACCTGTGGAATCTTGTCGCGTTATGAAAGATTATAAA acAGGATATAGTTACGGTTTTGGCTTTGTTAATTACGCAAAAGCAGAAGATGCAGCCACTGCTATAAGTACTTTAAATGGACTCCAAGTCCAGAATAAAAGGCTAAAAGTGTCTTTTGCACGGCCATCTGGTGAGGAGATCAAAGAAACTAATCTTTATGTAACAAATTTGCCAAG AAATATAACTGAAAGTCAGATCGATGATATATTTAGCAAATACGGAAATATCGTGCAAAAGAACATTTTAAAAGATAAGCTCACTGGATTGCCAAGGGGTGTAGCATTCGTGAG ATTCGACAAGCGGGAAGAAGCACAAGAAGCGATTGCACGACTACACGGTACGATACCAGAAGGTGGATCAGAGCCACTTAGCGTAAAAATCGCGGAGGAACACGGAAAACAGAAAGCTGCATACTACGCTGGATGGCAGGCTGGTTACAACCAGAGTCGAG GTGCTGGAGGCGGCCTGGGAGGTGGAGGAAGGGGCAGGGGAATTGGTGGACCGCCAGGAATGGGCATGGGTATCAGTGGAGGTGGGCCAGGAATGTTAGGAAGAGCGGGAGGTGGTTTCGGGCCGCGTGGCGGGCCACACAGCAGTTTCCTCGGCGGAAGTGGCGGCCCTGGCGCCATGAGGATGGAGAAGATACACCCACATCGCTTCAATCCTATCGGTATGGGCGGCGGCTATGTGCAGTCCCACTTCTGGTGA